Part of the Abyssisolibacter fermentans genome, TAGACCATATAAATCAGCAATACAGGCAATAGAAAAGACAAGAACAAGGTGTTGGAGGAAAAACTGGGTACTAGAGTTCGACATCAAAGGTTTGTTTGATAATATCAGGCATGATTACCTAATGAAAATGGTGAAAAGGCATACTAAAGAAGAATGGATAATTCTATATATTCAGAGGTGGCTGACAGCACCGTTTCAAATGGAAGATGGAACAATAATTCCCAGAATATCTGGAACTCCACAAGGAGGGGTTATCAGTCCAGTTCTTGCAAATTTGTTTTTGCACTATGTATTCGATGATTTTATGGTGAAAGAATTCAAAACGATTCAGTGGGCGAGATATGCAGATGATGGAATTGCACACTGTGTATCATTAAAACAGGCTAAGTATTTACAGAAAAGATTGCAGGAAAGATTTAAACAATTTGGATTACAACTTAACCTTGAGAAAACAAAGATTGTGTACTGTAAGGATGATGATAGGAAAGGTAATTATTCAAATATATCATTTGATTTTCTAGGATACACATTTAAACCAAGAGGTGCTAAGAATAAGTATGGTAAGTACTTTACAAGTTTCTTACCAGCAATAGCGGAAAAAGCAAAGAAAGCAATACGTAAAGAAGTAAGAAGTTGGAGATTGCAACTAAAAGTAGATAAGGACTTGTGGGATATAGCAAAGATGTTTAACAAGAAAA contains:
- the ltrA gene encoding group II intron reverse transcriptase/maturase, with the protein product MQETKPFSISKRAVMIAYEKVKANKGTYGVDEQSIKDFKDNLENNLYKIWNRMSSGSYFPKPVKAVAIPKKNGGTRILGIPTVEDRIAQMIAKLYFESQVEPMFYEDSYGYRPYKSAIQAIEKTRTRCWRKNWVLEFDIKGLFDNIRHDYLMKMVKRHTKEEWIILYIQRWLTAPFQMEDGTIIPRISGTPQGGVISPVLANLFLHYVFDDFMVKEFKTIQWARYADDGIAHCVSLKQAKYLQKRLQERFKQFGLQLNLEKTKIVYCKDDDRKGNYSNISFDFLGYTFKPRGAKNKYGKYFTSFLPAIAEKAKKAIRKEVRSWRLQLKVDKDLWDIAKMFNKKIQGWINYYTHFYKSEMYGVLRYINNSLVKWVRRKYKKRKHKRRAEYWLGSIALRDRNLFAHWKIGILPTAG